The Lysobacter gummosus genome includes a region encoding these proteins:
- a CDS encoding ATP-binding cassette domain-containing protein — MPLITVQNVDYSVGGPLLLENVELAIEPGERIALIGRNGAGKSTLMKLLAGEIQADDGEIRREGSTRIARLEQEVPPGASGTVFDVVADGLGDLGHWLAEYHHLTHGDHYDADKLAEVQTKIEAAQGWGLDQRVTETLTRLDLDGEAEFSGLSGGMKRRVLLARALVSAPDLLLLDEPTNHLDIEAIDWLEQFLKSWQGALLFVTHDRRFLRALATRIVEIDRGQVTSWPGDWANYERRREERLNAEAQENARFDKLLAQEEVWIRQGIKARRTRDEGRVRRLKAMRNERQARRDTVGNVRMDLAQSEASGRKVIEAKNVSFDYGGKPLLRDLSTTVFRGDRIGLIGPNGSGKTTLLKILLGDLQAKSGEVREGSKLQIAYFDQYRATLREDWNALENVAEGREFVEVGGKSKHVIGYLQDFLFTPERARAPITRLSGGERNRLLLAKLFAQPSNLLVMDEPTNDLDVETLELLEELLGDYPGTLLLVSHDRDFLDNVVTSTLVMEGDGQVGEYVGGYSDWQRQRPAGYAAAAKATAKDSAKAVTAAKVSPEAAAPAVKRKLSYKDARELEQMPARIEQLEARVAELTAQMNEPAFYQRDSAAINAHNASLVQTQLELEAAYARWAELDA; from the coding sequence ATGCCTTTGATCACCGTCCAGAACGTCGACTACAGCGTCGGCGGCCCGCTCCTGCTCGAAAACGTCGAATTGGCCATCGAGCCGGGCGAACGCATCGCCCTGATCGGTCGCAACGGCGCGGGCAAGTCCACGCTCATGAAACTGCTGGCCGGAGAAATCCAGGCCGACGACGGCGAGATCCGCCGCGAAGGCAGCACCCGCATCGCCCGCCTCGAACAGGAAGTCCCGCCCGGCGCCAGCGGCACCGTGTTCGACGTGGTCGCCGACGGCCTGGGCGATCTGGGCCACTGGCTGGCCGAATACCACCATCTCACCCACGGCGATCACTACGACGCCGACAAGCTCGCCGAAGTCCAGACCAAGATCGAGGCCGCGCAAGGCTGGGGACTGGACCAGCGCGTCACCGAAACCCTGACCCGCCTGGACCTGGACGGCGAAGCGGAATTCTCCGGCCTGTCCGGCGGCATGAAGCGGCGCGTGCTGCTGGCGCGCGCGCTGGTGTCGGCGCCGGACCTGCTGCTGCTGGACGAACCGACCAACCACCTCGACATCGAAGCCATCGACTGGCTCGAACAATTCCTCAAGTCCTGGCAGGGCGCGCTGCTGTTCGTGACCCACGACCGCCGCTTCCTGCGCGCGCTGGCCACCCGCATCGTCGAGATCGACCGCGGCCAGGTCACCAGCTGGCCCGGCGATTGGGCCAACTACGAGCGCCGTCGCGAAGAACGCCTGAACGCCGAAGCGCAGGAAAACGCCCGCTTCGACAAGTTGCTGGCGCAGGAAGAGGTGTGGATCCGCCAGGGCATCAAGGCCCGCCGCACCCGCGACGAAGGCCGCGTGCGCCGGCTCAAGGCCATGCGCAACGAGCGCCAGGCGCGCCGCGACACGGTCGGCAACGTGCGCATGGACCTGGCCCAGTCGGAAGCCTCCGGCCGCAAGGTGATCGAGGCCAAGAACGTGTCCTTCGATTACGGCGGCAAGCCGCTGCTGCGCGATCTGTCCACCACCGTGTTCCGCGGCGACCGCATCGGTCTGATCGGTCCCAACGGCAGCGGCAAGACCACGCTGCTGAAGATCCTGCTGGGCGACCTGCAGGCCAAGAGCGGCGAAGTGCGCGAAGGCAGCAAGCTGCAGATCGCCTATTTCGACCAGTACCGCGCGACGCTTCGCGAGGACTGGAACGCGCTGGAAAACGTCGCCGAGGGCCGCGAGTTCGTCGAAGTCGGCGGCAAGAGCAAGCACGTGATCGGCTATCTGCAGGATTTCCTGTTCACGCCCGAACGCGCGCGCGCGCCGATCACCCGCCTGTCCGGCGGCGAGCGCAACCGCCTGCTGCTGGCCAAGCTGTTCGCGCAGCCGTCCAACCTGCTGGTGATGGACGAACCGACCAACGACCTGGACGTGGAAACGCTGGAGTTGCTGGAAGAACTGCTGGGCGACTACCCGGGCACGCTGCTGCTGGTCAGCCACGACCGCGACTTCCTCGACAACGTGGTCACCTCGACCCTGGTCATGGAAGGCGACGGCCAGGTCGGCGAATACGTCGGCGGCTACAGCGACTGGCAGCGCCAGCGCCCGGCCGGTTATGCCGCCGCCGCCAAGGCGACGGCCAAGGACTCGGCCAAGGCCGTGACCGCGGCCAAGGTGTCGCCGGAAGCGGCCGCGCCCGCGGTCAAGCGCAAGCTCAGCTACAAGGACGCGCGCGAACTCGAACAGATGCCGGCGCGGATCGAGCAACTGGAGGCGCGCGTGGCCGAGCTGACCGCGCAGATGAACGAGCCCGCGTTCTATCAGCGCGACAGCGCGGCGATCAATGCGCATAACGCCAGCCTGGTGCAGACGCAGCTTGAGCTGGAAGCGGCGTATGCGCGGTGGGCGGAGTTGGATGCTTGA
- a CDS encoding AraC family transcriptional regulator encodes MNPAGAYRTRHDRGATLATHRHREAYAALVLDGDYTETSLDGPLPCRPGTLILHPPYHAHGDRFGRSGASAINIELPEPPPGQLIQTAASAWQVHDLREALEVFQRCPQRLPDLLACATPQAAVELPDWQSELLRGMDESDDDIALIARRLGVSAEHASRALSRSYGMSPRALRREARWRRALGMLGGSLPLAEVAAAAGFADQSHLHRIVVAHAGCTPMRLRQQIKYVQDRDLAVAA; translated from the coding sequence GTGAATCCAGCCGGCGCCTATCGCACCCGTCACGATCGCGGCGCGACGCTGGCGACGCATCGCCATCGCGAGGCCTACGCGGCGCTGGTGCTGGACGGCGACTACACCGAAACCAGCCTCGACGGCCCGCTGCCGTGCCGGCCGGGAACCTTGATCCTGCATCCGCCGTATCACGCCCACGGCGACCGCTTCGGCCGCAGCGGCGCCAGCGCGATCAATATCGAACTGCCCGAACCGCCGCCCGGGCAATTGATCCAGACCGCCGCCAGCGCATGGCAAGTGCACGACCTGCGCGAGGCGCTGGAGGTGTTCCAGCGTTGTCCGCAGCGGCTGCCGGATCTGCTGGCCTGCGCCACGCCGCAAGCCGCGGTCGAGCTGCCGGACTGGCAGAGCGAACTGCTGCGCGGCATGGACGAAAGCGACGACGACATCGCCCTGATCGCGCGCCGGCTCGGCGTCTCGGCCGAACACGCCAGCCGCGCGCTGAGCCGCAGCTACGGCATGTCGCCGCGGGCGCTGCGGCGCGAAGCGCGCTGGCGCCGCGCGCTGGGAATGCTCGGCGGCTCGCTGCCGCTGGCCGAAGTCGCCGCCGCCGCCGGATTCGCCGATCAGAGCCATCTGCACCGCATCGTCGTCGCCCACGCCGGTTGCACGCCGATGCGGCTGCGGCAACAGATCAAGTACGTACAAGACCGGGACCTGGCCGTCGCGGCCTAA
- a CDS encoding polyketide cyclase/dehydrase, which translates to MRTTIGSITIGIIAALGLALAAGSAGAAVKDVTANGFTIENEQTVAADPATVWKALVGDVDRWWPKDHTWWGAASTLSIDPRAGGCFCEIGRDGKQQALHMTVSFVDPGKTLRLLGGLGPLQGMGLSGAMEFRLSAAKDGGTRIVLYYRAGGYSPDDLSKFVPVIDKVQGLQLGGLADYLRKPGDAAKDAHR; encoded by the coding sequence ATGCGCACCACCATCGGATCGATCACCATCGGTATCATCGCCGCCCTCGGCCTGGCGCTGGCCGCCGGCAGCGCCGGCGCCGCGGTCAAGGACGTGACCGCCAACGGCTTCACCATCGAGAACGAACAGACCGTCGCCGCCGATCCGGCCACGGTCTGGAAAGCCCTGGTCGGCGATGTCGATCGCTGGTGGCCGAAGGATCACACCTGGTGGGGCGCGGCTTCGACCTTGTCGATCGATCCGCGCGCCGGCGGCTGCTTCTGTGAGATCGGCCGCGACGGCAAGCAGCAGGCCCTGCACATGACCGTGAGCTTCGTCGATCCGGGCAAGACCCTGCGCCTGCTCGGCGGCCTGGGCCCGCTGCAGGGCATGGGCCTGAGCGGGGCGATGGAATTCCGCCTCAGCGCGGCCAAGGACGGCGGCACCCGCATCGTCCTGTACTACCGCGCCGGCGGTTACAGCCCCGACGATCTGAGCAAGTTCGTGCCGGTGATCGACAAAGTGCAGGGCCTGCAGCTGGGCGGCCTGGCCGATTACCTGCGCAAGCCCGGCGACGCGGCCAAGGACGCGCATCGGTGA